The nucleotide window CTTTATAAAAAGGTTTAATGTGCTCTTAGAAAGATTTtcagaaaaacaaatttaaaaagggTTCTTTGTGAACCCAAATTTGTAACTATCattcaaatttaacatattcGTGCTTGAGCATGAGTAAAGTGTAGTTCAGTCTCTAGCAGGATTAGTTGATAAGATGCCTAAATGGAAATATGTTCATGGATTGGGACAAGGCAGATTAAATCCATCAAAACAcactgaaaaatataaaataaataagaatatgttGCAAAGTGCTGCGATGAATTACCCAACTACTTGATCAAATAGATAATTGAATTCCGTCCTACTAGGAGGCAGAAAATCCAAGATAGGATCTATCTTCCTGGAACGACGGTATTTGTAGGTACCTTTTATAATAGTTAGTAAACTTAAGTTATTTTCCTGTAATGTCACAACAACAAAAAAGTTAGTTATAATAACACTCcctaagaaaaatattagtaggcattatattttctttgcaccaaataaaacatttacaaacaaaaatgCGGCTAAGCATGCATAATTGGTGCTACAAATGTGATTATATTTTGTAGCCACAGAGTTACATCTGTGAAAAAAATAACGGAACATTAAAAGCATATACTAAGAGACCATAAAGTTTTTCAATGTGCTGGAGCATATGTGGTGCAATAGTTAACAGGCATTGCATGTATGATGGATTTGTTCATTACTAAACTCCATCACAAAGTAGACCAATTTGTATTTGGTTTTGCCATCTGCATTGAACTTGGTTATTGCAGCATTCAAAATGAGAtgacaaaatgataaaaagctATGATGTTAAAATTTCTATTGGTATTCTTGTATCCAAGAGATAATCTGTCAAGACCTAGGGAGAGGGGCACATGTCATAATTCTAGACGATGTAGGGAGATATTTTACTAGAGTGTATAAAAAAGGGAATGGAGAGGAAATTGGAGGCAGGTGGAAATTAGGGAAACATTTGACAAGGGAGAGTGGCTGGCCTCTTGAAAGCCAGACCAGGGGATGGGGGATTTTGTGTCTCTCTTTTGCAAGGAAAAGCTGTTGCTCATACTGGTAATAAACAGTGGctgaaattaatataacatagcctattttttctcatttccattGCTAATCTTGCAATTATTTTCTGTTTACCATTGTTTGTTGTTGAACGAAAATCTAATTAAGttgtatttatgaaaaaaaattcatttgaatttttgaataaattgacattAGAGTTAGTTCCAAACAGTTTTGGTCATTTAAAAGAAACAGGACGGAGGACTGAGAACACCAAAATGTACttaacaaaccaaaaaaaaaaagagagagagagaaagaagtaCATGTTTGTGATTAAAATCCATCCATTAGACAAGGCAACAAATGACAATGGTAAAACAAGTGTAGTTGCCCATAGTTTAACAGACAAATATTGCCAATGTGTACCATCGATAGCTGACTAGAATAAAAATCAGTTTCAATGATAACATACTTGCCGAGTTATAGTATAATTGACagatataaatataagtatataaaaacCATACTAAATTTGGTCAAGAAACCCATTTAgtcaaaaaatctaaaataaagcTTAAAATGGAGCAGCACAACCAAATCTAATAGTATAGATCTAACCTACCAATAGAAGGGTGTGCCCATTGTCCTTGAATAAACGAATTGTGCAATTCTGCAAAGAACTCTTGAGGCGTTTTGCTTCATCTCCACTAGGAAATATATTATCCTTGCCACTAAATAAAGCAAATGGTCAACTTTAAAATTCATCGAAAAGCTTTATTTGTTTAAAGAGACATATAAAGACACATCAACAAGATTATTTTCATCAAGAAGCTTAATCAAGATGGTTTTAAGCATTTAATATCAGCAAACGTCATAGACTTAATCCCAATAGCAACGTAACGTGTATGATCTTCACAAAAAGTAATGACTTCATGCAATAATGATGCATTCTAAGTCCCAAACAAGATCAAGAAGTTAATGAAAGCACACAAAATGCTAATTAATACTTCCAGCTTTTGCTCATGACTATAATGCTTGTTCGTTGGTTGGACAATATGGAAAAAGAAATTTGCCCTTAAATCCCCATCATAATATGACTCCAAAATTCCTATCAGCTGCCATTCCTAGGTCAACTAAGGCTCAAAGTTACTGTATAGTTCATGTTCTTTGAGAACAGACAACTCAAAATATCTAATGACAGCATTAGACTTACAGATACAAACACAATTGATAAAGTGCTCAGCAAACTATAAGAAAAACCATTGAGAAAATAAGGACCTGGCAAGCACTAATACTTCAGCTTTAACAGCATGGAGACGTGAATTAGCATATGCAGAAGCTGATTTAAGCAACTTCAACTTCCAAAGAAGAGTATCCTTTGGTATAATATTAGCCATACcctgaaaaatattaaatgtcAGCAACTTGTCAGTCTGGAAATAAGATTTAACAAAGATTTCAAGGGTCCAAAACATTGAAAAACCATTCATCATTACTTGCAGTAGTGTCTTTTTGAATTGTAATTGGTAATACTACCACATTACTCTATGCACTTCATTTTTGTATGTATTAGGTTTCTTTTTTGGGAGAGGGTCGGTCTCATTTACTAGCGCGTACTTCATTGTACATTTCATTCTTTCTCATAACTTACAAAATAGCAGCCAGGAGTTCTAAAGGGGCACATCTGGAATACAATAATGCATGTGTTTGAATTGCACAAGCAAAAGGTTAAAATCTGCAtaagtttgaacttgaatttttttctttttcataaattggAAAAATTGGAGCCAAATAGGATTAGTGGGGTGGGTAGGTGGCACTTCTAACCCAACTGCAGCATTAGGTAGCCTAGTTTGAACAGAACATTTgcaataattattcattatagatAGGATAAACAGAagtaatatgttattaattcAAAAACTCACCATCTATCTTGaattttctttcattcaatGCTTTTacaagttaaataaaatgttggGAGTGATACATTGTTGAACCAAAAGAAAAGGTTTTCATGACTATAAATCAGCTATATATGGTAGAACTTCAGTCAATAGAGAATGTAGAATGGATAACacaaaacaacacaaaaacaaCTGAAATTAGAATGCAAAAGCcaatttaagtataaaagaattgtatatcaataaaaacaaaGCATATAACATGTGCAAGAGCAAGCATCTCTTACAGAAAGATGTGGCAGTAAAGCAGTGAGGTTGGCAGACAATTGTTGAGATCTCAGTATAGGAGGGAGCCTTTTGTCAATATTAACCATTGCCATCTTAGTTGGTTCTCCTGATGTAGAAATTGGAGAAATGTCTGagaagattttcaatttttcatggCTGTAACAAGAACAATCAAAAACTCCAACATGTGGCAACTGATAATCACATGTACAACAAAACATCATTACCCATGGTAAAGCTAAGAAGATATGGGACTGTAACATATAACTCATCAGGCAAAGCCTCTAAGATAGGGAACAAGAGCTGAAGCTGTGATCTGCCAAATGAAGTAGCTAAAATGGAAAGGCTAAGTATGTCAGTATGTATTGTAGTATCAAACACATATacttcaaaacaataaaaatcaaaattggaaAACAGACCTGGGTTGACAAGTATGAGGACCAAGTCAATGTTTGGATTACGAGCAGCAACTGCTAGTGCTAAGCATCCTCCAAGGGAATCCCCCACCAAATAAATTGGTTTATTGGGAGATGATGCATGCTCAAGCCTCACAGTTTTTTCAACAAATTGAAGCAATCCTTCATACAATAAATACCGTTAAGTTATTGATACGTCAAAGTATGCTATAAGTAAATGAAAGAAATCACCAGATGGACATCACATCTTAATTGGAGTCAGAAGACATTCAATTACTGAATATAATTTCAGGAAAGATAATAACATATCACAATTTCAGAAATCTTAAGTATATGTTGTGTAATGACCCTGTTTAATAGCCACGAATTCAGGAAACTACAGATCTAACTAGCCAACAATTTCATATCAAATCACATTCTCAGTTACCAgccatttatataaataaaataagatatatcATTCCCAAAAATACTGAAAATTACAAAAGGccgataatatatatatttttccagGTTCATTGCCATGTTCTTTCACTCCAAAGCAACTTATTGCACAAAATTCACTAACACAGTCTAAAATTTGCAAGTTCTATTGATCAAATTGATGCACTCACTAAGTTGTAATAACTAAACAAAGTATactactaataaaaaataatttcacagACTTTGGGAACTAGAGACCTTCAAATGGTGTTTGATCGGAAACAGGAATGTGGAGGCACTGAACTTCGAAGGCTCTGCATTCCAGATATAAAATCTAAATGAGAAATACAGGCTTGACTAATAGCAATGCTAAATATGACTTTCAAGCACTTTGATATGTGAGGGGAATCATTTTGAGCAACAGAGATCTAATTTcctcaatttaaattctttatttatgaaataggaaactgttaattaatttactttCCTGATGTCGTCTATGCAAAATTAAATGGATTAAAAACGCTTGTCAACAACTTTCTTTCCAGGAGAACTTAAAACAATGCAcataagtttagtttttatcattttggccAGCAATCAAAGCCAAactctcttaaaattttaatcaaggAAATGATTCCAACAATAACAGAAGGGCTTTAACTTATTCCAAAGTAGAATGAAACcatgttttataatatataataaccaaaaggacttattcccacccaaggtttatttttttcctaagttttcactcattatttttcaaaaactcaaatattcatccGTCAGTTGATAAGTCTATTAGTCTTAAGGGttaggtaaaatcgtcatttaatcagtaatattaaaaaataaaataaaattttatctcattttctcccctaaattataaaaattaacaattttccccatgtcaagttttaaaagtaacattttccccctttgGGATTAATTTTCATTCTCCGATTGCTCCCTCCCgacactttctttttctttggcaaTCTCTCTCTCCCTATCATTTCCCCCGACTAGCCATGCAACATCAAGAGACAAACCAAGGTCTTCATGTCTTGACGTTGCACGATCGACCAAAGGGAGAGATAGACCACTGAAGGGAGAGAGAGACAACCGGAGATGACACCAGAGGGAGAGGccagagaataaaaaataaactctaagggggaaatattactttttaaaacttagtcagagaaaaaattattaatttttaggatctAGGAGAAAAAaggaatcaaaattttaaaactaacggATTTGGTTAACGTTAACAACTAACAAataggtatttgggtttttgaaagatatGGATGAGAACTCaaagaaaaaagtaaactttgagtgggaataataagtcttttggcccatataatataatataatatataagttgGACCATCACCACAAAACTGACCCTACATTTCCACATACGCTATGCTGAACCTGACCTTATATACAGATTTCAGaataatatctaaaattttgtgTTTCCACTTTATAAGAATAAATCTGGAACTTGCTAATCGAAGGTAAACAGAAATATTCACACAGTCATCCTACTTATAAGACAGCATAACAAAACTTACTTCCCAAGAGGTCTGTGGTGCAAAACAAGGCCTAACCCAAGCCCATCGATTCCTGCATACATTAGCATATACAAGTGCAAACATTCTTAGGCATGCATATATTTTACCGGCACTGTACAACTTACTgcaatatattaaattaaaggaaTAAACATGATTTCTAGATTCTAGCCATCTTATGTCTTTTCATACAAATGACACATCACAATTGAATACCGGGAGCTAGCAACCATTAATGGCAGCAAACATTACCGGGAAGAAACAGAAGAGTTGGAGAATCCTCCAATGGAGGCCCGCAGTCAACAGGACAGAACCACCGGGGTGGACCTCCATCAGGCTTAATTATCTCTTTAGCTTCATCAAGATAATCCGTGACACTCTTAGTGCCATATCCATCCTCCCAAAGCAGCGCTAAATCTTCTGAAACAGTATCTTTCACAGCTCTAGTCTTTGTCCTCCCATCTCCTGAATGAACCAAGGCTCCATATTTCACTTTATCCCTAATTACAGAAGCACCATTCGCCGCAACCGATTCAGATGACAGAACTGATGAATCACCATCACCTAAACTCCGAGCTTTCACTCTAAAATTAGGCTTATACACTGAATTTATTCTATAATTAGGTGACATTCTGAATGTAACAACTGATGCCATGGTATGTACTAGCGATGACATCAAAAGGTTctacaatttttcaaaattcaccAACTGAACTTCTTAAAAGCAGCCGCTTTCAAGCTCTAGACACTGATAAGAgctcaaactaaactaaattctGGAAACTCTTCCCCAACTCACTCTAACAGAAACAATCACACCCTTAATGCTTTCACAAAAGAAATAACAACAAATATACACTAAACATGAAAACCAAAACAAACCCAGAGACCACAATACAACAACTAAAACTGAGAAAACCCCAGAAAGCAGAATGGAAACAATATCTCCATAAACAAACTTTTATAGAGTTCTTATCACAAATATCATTACTAATATCAATATTCACTTAACCCctcaagtaaaaaataatgagaagCAAATTTTTCCAAGCAtagaaaaaagaacaaaaaaggaaagaaaagtaCAAAATGAGTCAAGTAAATGACATTTTGGAATTTAGTAGAGCAATTTGATGAGTGGCCTAGACATCTCCATTGTATCTTGCAAAGCAGAGACCACACTTACCTAAACTTGGTAAGTGCTTGTATAAAGGTTATATGCTATAAATGGCAGACGAGAAAGAAACAAGCTGTATAAGGTTCCAAAGATTTGTGTCCAAACTCCAGAGTCCAACAGCTTTCTTAACTACTTGGAAAAACGACTCATGTTTTttcaactcaattttatttttatttcttttccattCTAAATTACAAAGCTGATCAACCTCGAATCCAAGAATTGTatgaaactttaaaatattattcttccAATTTGTTAGTTGGTATTATATTTCTGAGTGGTTTTATATTTGCTAATGTTATTATGTagtattcaatattttcattttctctcgaAGTTTCGAATATcaaattggatatatatatagtatcatTATGcgatataataatacattattacaGTTGAGTACTCAAAATAAggcatacataattttattatttatccaaAAGACAAATTtgacagtaaaatttaacaaattatcaaCTATATTCTTAATGAAACaagaaatgatatattatttttatataaatcaatagtCTAGTTTCATGTGATTTTAcggttaaaatatatatgttaacaAGATATTGATAGTATGAAAATAAAGACGATGAATATCATATTAGAAGAAATACTTtctaaaaatatgtttttaaattactttttatagaataaaattttacgtataaataaattatataaactattttgagatatttataAGAGTGATTGTGAGATATTAGCAACAACGTTGAGAGAGATTGATTATCTACTTTTTTCTGAGtgtgaaatgaaatatttatggAAGAAAGAAGTGTGGGGGAAGGCTGAAAATGCATTTGATAAGCCAAGCAGAAACTAGTGCAGGGCCTGGATCTTTTCTTGGCTTTTGTCAACACTgaaccaaattaaactaaagTCTTGAAATGAATGGCTTTCTTGGATAGCTTCAAAGATGTATTATGCATATACTTCTAAGTGGCACTATATATCATTACTAGAAACGAAAATGAATGTTGAATATACCCAGAAAGATTCTGAAAATGACAATCCACCCacttaaattatcaaaaaggCTAAATTATCCCAAGTTGTTAGTGTTAAGCTTTTTGGTTGAGTATGCTCTATAATGTGTTTAGTGAAGATGATAATAAACTTTATTTGGGacttcataaaaataaataaataaataattcattgtCATATTTCAAATCTCATTTTCAaacatatgaaaatttaaaaatttaaaataataatctagGGTGTTTTAGTCTTTTAGCTGAAAATGGAAtgaatttgtcacttttcaaaagcCTTGGATGTATTTgtagattattattttaaaccttaacaaccaaaaattttaatctccTTAAAGATGTAGATTCTTCCATATGGCCAACGGGTGATAATATCAAAAGTCATATTCATCAAAGCTTTACAAAAGAAAACAGGGActtaattgaaaataacaaagcaCATGGGTTGAGAATAAGGACAATCTAAATTTATTGGTATTGAGACATAAAATTTGGCTTTAGCTTGAAGAAAGGTAGACCAAGATCACTAGGATGCACTAATATATTGGGGGGCTGAAGTAAGTGTTGAAAAAAAACAGGGTGGCTCAAAATTTGAGTGAAGTTTGTCTTGTTACCAAACAGTCTTATTCGTTTGAAGCGACAGAAAAccaatttattttaagtttttacgTCTCCTTTAATGGCCCCAAAAAGATGAACAACTTTCTACAAGAAGTAAAAGTTCTACGTTTAGAGATTTCTTATATTTTGTAGGGGCATTTATTATTCTTTAAGAGGCTTTTCTGATAGACTTCTTCCCTGGAAGTTAGAGATTTAGCTGTTTCTCAAGGCATAAAAcgtttaaaacttaaaaacttcACCAACTCCTAAAGGACTTACAAAACTTGGCCATCTCTCAAGCTTGAAGAGTAGTAAAGACTCAATTGTCATGGTTGTCTTTATGATCCAATTAAGtcatgttaaaataaaatgacaatttcatccATTAGGTTCAGCTTAAGTAACACTTTTGTAaaagtttttgtaattttttggtCCCTGTCACTAGCAATCCTCAGGTACCAAAAGTTACCAAAGACATACTCACTCAGGGACCAGATTGTCATTAGCCCTTTCTATGAGAAACTACAAATCATACACTTCCCTTACCATTATTTTCAGAACAAAATAATTTCCCTTTCATATTACATTAAAGCGAGAGCTTCATATTTTCCAACCATCACTGGATCTTATTGCAATCAATACCACTACggaaaaaatttagatatttatatatgattataaatatgtaaatggACTAATTCAACACAAATGATATGAGTCTtattgcccaaaaaaaaaaaaaactactggggaaaaaaatgaataagaatATAAACCATGATTAACAGGGTTCCCATGACCCGGCATCGTATTCCACAATGCAAATCTACAAGCTTTCATCATCATCGCTCTAATATGATGATCCTCAGGAAAGTATTATTGCTATCCTAGAATTTTTTTCTCCAATCTATTCCCACATGCATATTCACTGTATAACAACTTTGCCAAGTCCATCAAAAGCTTGCATGTCATCcagacaaaaattaaaaaattttcacaatatCACCCCGCCTAACTAGGAAAATGAATGACCGGATCTTGGCAGGTTCCAGTAATGCCCCTAGACTCAGCAATCATTTCGTTTTTACCAAATTTACAAGGAGCCACTCACTAGATCACTTCAGATCATCAAAGGCAACCAGAAGAATCATTTAAATAACCCAGCATTTTACACCAGCATAAGGCCTCTGTCATATGAATAATCGAGCCTGCACTGACAATTATCAATAGCACAAACATTAAACATGGCAACCTAATATGAAATTAGCATGAACTCAGCACAGTCAAATTAGCAAACTTTGAAACCAACTGAATATGCAAAATTGTCTTTGAATTGGTTGGGTGGACTCAAGAATCCAATAGAAACTGAAATACACACACCTTCATCTTTCAATCATATGGAGTCACTTTCCCTGGATAACTCTGTAATTAAGAACCAAGTCCTCAGGTTTCTTCCATACATATGCCCTCACAGTAGCTAAACTCATCTCTGAAGATAATACCTGGAAATGTGGCTAAAATGGTTTAATCTTCATTGAAAGAGAAACAACTAGTCATATAGATAAAACGACAATGGATAGCATAAATATGACATTAAGAACAGCAGCAGTTTAAGCTAAAACAATGATTTCTCAGCCTACGGATATACAGGACTAGGAGAACTGTATCCAGTTGCAAGCTTCTTTCTCATTTTACTTAATGTATTGCTATCTTAAGTAAAGCCTCAGCACCACAAATCCAGgactaaagaaaaaattgataaagcttaaaattattcaacatcaaatatataatttacttGCCTGATTATTGCACAAGATCTCTATTGAAGGTTTATTTTTTTGCCATGGCTTCAAACCAGATTGGAACGAATCTCCCACTGCTGAATGCTGTAATGGACCTCCAGCAAGACCAGGAAATTTTCCATCAGAATTTACACCATCTGATGGTTTGTCAAAAACCATCTTCTCCACGACATAATTAACAACCTACATTAACATAGCAGTAAAGCCAAGATGGTCATGGTCCCAGTAAAAATAACATGATGGTACAAGGGAATAGACAAATAACTTAACAAATCAGggcattattttatttgataatccTTCAAGTTAAAGAATACTCCAAAACCTAATAGTAGAATATTAAcaattatgatataaataagaACTTGTTCAAGCTTCACATGCAGTAGAACCATTTTATTACATGCTTGGAATTATTACACGTAGCCAAGCAGCCTCTCTGCTTCCTGGAGAATACCATTCTGCGTCATTTCTACTTAAGTTCCTCCATAGAATATCACATGTTGGGAGAGATAATATcaggggaaaaagaaataattatgtTATAGCCAAAATAGACCAGCTCATCCACAACGATTGCCATAATAGGTTTAAGAACAAAATTAACacaattcttttaaatattaaatgaaaaaagagtAAGTAGCATATTTTCTCAGATAACAATGCAATGATAACACATACTTATGAAGCAGCAGTGTTGAAGAAAgtaagaaacaaataaaactcgAAGCAAGTGCACTTACTTATCTTACAAGAAAGCCACATAAAAGTTTCTAGACTGTAAATGCCCCAATTTGAAACTAATTTACCTTGTGTATTCTCAATATTCGAGGTGCACTTAGTTTCCCCTGGCTCAGGACCTGCACAGCTGTACCTTCACATGGATGCAGGTAAAAGCTACACCTGAATAATCAAACACAAACTTTTACTAGAGGCAGAAGACCATGCTTAACCATAAACTGCTGATAAACAATATACAATAGCATGGTCACTAAGGTATCCTAATAGTCTAATTCCTTCTAGTAGCAGCAGAAGTCAAATCTTTCATGGCACAAAGAGTATGCATGTTGTCATCTATGACTTGTATTTACACGTTGTTGTCAGAGTCACAAAAGCAAACAAGGAGTCCATGACAGCAAATACAAAGTAGCCCTTCAGAAAGAAAGCTATACAACTATGTATGAGTAACTAGTATTACATTGAGTTCAATGTTtccttataataaaaaaattcaaacgtGTAAGGAATCTCTGACTATCTAATCATTATGGACATGAAACTAGTCCTTACAACATAACCCtccaaaaaaagaattaatttgacAATCCCATCACAATTGAGCTGAATAAAAGGAAAGAGAACAAACTAAATGTCCCTTGAAGACTGCAACCACAATTTCACAGGACCAAACTTTATCATAATTTTCCAGATGAATATGAATGAGTGAATAACAAACAACAAGCACAAAAAATTACTTGGTATTTTCTCTGGGAGGCAAGCGATTATTCAAAACACAATCAAGACACCAATAAGGGAAGTCCTTATCATCTTCAGTTCCATCTAAGtcggtaattttttttctccatgGACCTCCTTGAGAACCCTCAGTAATTATTGATGGCGGGGAAATGgttgaaaattcaaatggaGGATAGACCATGGAATCATTTTCAGCATTAACATCCACCTCAATTCTTGAATGGGTAAAGCTTCTAGTAGTGATATCCTTGCCAGACAAAACATCCCCATTAGCAGAAGCTTGTGAACCCACTTTGTGCCTTCTTTTGGCCAGCCAATGAACCAATAAACCTTTAAGTGTTTCACGAGCCAGATTAACCTGTGGATTGCACAAGTCAATGAAACAAGACCACTTCAAACTCTAAATATATTACAAACATTCAAGATAACTGAAAAATCTATTcgattaaaattatcaaatctaaCTCATTCCAATATTAAGGGGGAGATTCTAGTAAGTTCAGGAACTATTGGAAGTTGACActacactttttttttaagtttatttagtAGCTGTACACTCCTCTACAAAATTGGTTACGCACGACATCAAAAATGTGGTGTTGACCTTTGTTCATTGACAAATCTAAAGGAGATACAGTATACCCCCttattattacaataaatttgattaaaaacaagtatatttattgttgtttgtgTATTGCCTGAAGCCATTGTCAACAAGATAGATGTTTACCTTATCATCCTCAGGTTTTCCAGCAATTTGAAGGTCTGCTGAATACATCTCTGCAGAGAAGCATTGTGGTGTGTCTAAATGAATGGACAAACTTCCGAGCCTGGTATCCACAGTGAACCATGCAGGAATGCTTACCTGGAGCACAAAGGGAAATCAACAGTAAGATTCAACATATACTTAAAAAACTATGAGATAATTTCCCAGGAAAACACATTGCACCATAAAAGCAACATACTAAACATACCATCTCAAATAACTGttcctttttctcctcaaaCGATACCTACAAAAATTATCACACATCAATGTAGCAGCAATACCACATACCAACAATCAGATAGTTCTAGTGAGACAAAAGAAAATAAcggaaaaataagaagaaaatctCCTGGTTACCTTTCCATAGTCCTCAACCACAATGCCTCGGGTGATTTCCCATAGCTTTACTGAACCAGCAGTATCCTATCAAATAGGCACAACATATCAGTTAGAGAAAAACCTAAATGCCACAGCTAGACttttaattgaatatacaaTATTCACCTTAGTCAAGACATGCCTTCGGTTGTTTAAAATTTCATGCTGCACTATTCCTGGGGTTCCA belongs to Mangifera indica cultivar Alphonso chromosome 2, CATAS_Mindica_2.1, whole genome shotgun sequence and includes:
- the LOC123208144 gene encoding acyltransferase-like protein At1g54570, chloroplastic isoform X1, coding for MSSLVHTMASVVTFRMSPNYRINSVYKPNFRVKARSLGDGDSSVLSSESVAANGASVIRDKVKYGALVHSGDGRTKTRAVKDTVSEDLALLWEDGYGTKSVTDYLDEAKEIIKPDGGPPRWFCPVDCGPPLEDSPTLLFLPGIDGLGLGLVLHHRPLGKAFEVQCLHIPVSDQTPFEGLLQFVEKTVRLEHASSPNKPIYLVGDSLGGCLALAVAARNPNIDLVLILVNPATSFGRSQLQLLFPILEALPDELYVTVPYLLSFTMDISPISTSGEPTKMAMVNIDKRLPPILRSQQLSANLTALLPHLSGMANIIPKDTLLWKLKLLKSASAYANSRLHAVKAEVLVLASGKDNIFPSGDEAKRLKSSLQNCTIRLFKDNGHTLLLENNLSLLTIIKGTYKYRRSRKIDPILDFLPPSRTEFNYLFDQVVGLLNAAASAVMFSTLEDGKIVKGLAGIPNEGPVLLIGYHMLLGLELYPLIEQFFREKNIRFYGMAHPEIFLGRLEDPSYEFSLIDWLKVMIAVPVTGRNLFNLLSKKSHILLYPGGIREALHYKGEQYKLFWPNHQEFVRMAARFGATIVPFGVIGEDDIVELVLDYNDLMKIPVLSDNIRDLNNQSVKVRDEISGEVANQAIFVPGLLPKIPGRFYFLFGRPIHTKGREVLLRDKESANKLYLHIKSEVERNLSYLLKKREEDPYRSIIDRTAYNLMYGRDVPTFKL
- the LOC123208144 gene encoding acyltransferase-like protein At1g54570, chloroplastic isoform X4; the protein is MSSLVHTMASVVTFRMSPNYRINSVYKPNFRVKARSLGDGDSSVLSSESVAANGASVIRDKVKYGALVHSGDGRTKTRAVKDTVSEDLALLWEDGYGTKSVTDYLDEAKEIIKPDGGPPRWFCPVDCGPPLEDSPTLLFLPGIDGLGLGLVLHHRPLGKAFEVQCLHIPVSDQTPFEGLLQFVEKTVRLEHASSPNKPIYLVGDSLGGCLALAVAARNPNIDLVLILVNPATSFGRSQLQLLFPILEALPDELYVTVPYLLSFTMDISPISTSGEPTKMAMVNIDKRLPPILRSQQLSANLTALLPHLSGMANIIPKDTLLWKLKLLKSASAYANSRLHAVKAEVLVLASGKDNIFPSGDEAKRLKSSLQNCTIRLFKDNGHTLLLENNLSLLTIIKGTYKYRRSRKIDPILDFLPPSRTEFNYLFDQVVGLLNAAASAVMFSTLEDGKIVKGLAGIPNEGPVLLIGYHMLLGLELYPLIEQFFREKNIRFYGMAHPEIFLGRLEDPSYEFSLIDWLKVMIAVPVTGRNLFNLLSKKSHILLYPGGIREALHYKGEQYKLFWPNHQEFVRMAARFGATIVPFGVIGEDDIVEG
- the LOC123208144 gene encoding acyltransferase-like protein At1g54570, chloroplastic isoform X3; translated protein: MSSLVHTMASVVTFRMSPNYRINSVYKPNFRVKARSLGDGDSSVLSSESVAANGASVIRDKVKYGALVHSGDGRTKTRAVKDTVSEDLALLWEDGYGTKSVTDYLDEAKEIIKPDGGPPRWFCPVDCGPPLEDSPTLLFLPGIDGLGLGLVLHHRPLGKAFEVQCLHIPVSDQTPFEGLLQFVEKTVRLEHASSPNKPIYLVGDSLGGCLALAVAARNPNIDLVLILVNPATSFGRSQLQLLFPILEALPDELYVTVPYLLSFTMDISPISTSGEPTKMAMVNIDKRLPPILRSQQLSANLTALLPHLSGMANIIPKDTLLWKLKLLKSASAYANSRLHAVKAEVLVLASGKDNIFPSGDEAKRLKSSLQNCTIRLFKDNGHTLLLENNLSLLTIIKGTYKYRRSRKIDPILDFLPPSRTEFNYLFDQVVGLLNAAASAVMFSTLEDGKIVKGLAGIPNEGPVLLIGYHMLLGLELYPLIEQFFREKNIRFYGMAHPEIFLGRLEDPSYEFSLIDWLKVMIAVPVTGRNLFNLLSKKSHILLYPGGIREALHYKGEQYKLFWPNHQEFVRMAARFGATIVPFGVIGEDDIVELVLDYNDLMKIPVLSDNIRDLNNQSVKG